The Punica granatum isolate Tunisia-2019 chromosome 4, ASM765513v2, whole genome shotgun sequence genome has a window encoding:
- the LOC116202201 gene encoding sm-like protein LSM3B — protein MASEEESAVKEPLDLIRLSLDERIYVKLRSDRELRGKLHAYDQHLNMILGDVEEVVTTVEIDDETYEEIVRTTKRTVPFLFVRGDGVILVSPPLRTA, from the exons atggcgAGTGAAGAGGAGAGCGCGGTGAAGGAGCCGTTGGACCTCATACGGCTCAGCCTTGACGAGCGCATCTACGTCAAGCTCCGCTCCGATCGCGAGCTCCGCGGCAAGCTCCAT GCATATGATCAGCATCTGAATATGATTCTTGGTGACGTTGAGGAGGTTGTTACCACAGTGGAAATCGATGATGAAACTTACGAGGAGATAGTTCGG ACCACGAAGCGCACGGTTCCGTTCCTCTTTGTTCGAGGTGACGGTGTCATATTGGTGTCTCCTCCTCTAAGGACAGCGTGA
- the LOC116202742 gene encoding trihelix transcription factor GTL1-like encodes MDVAFRDSGVTEGPAWEDVSGKMATNRSAKKCKEKFENHVRPILVTAMPKPQTRSLPGMSRYNSTVVPSSSTYSDERPGVGSRNREWKDFLGRIMDEVIKKQEEMQKQLLEAIERIERQRADREEAWRMQEMIRINKEREILAQERSALAAKDGLLMSFLEKLAKQCNLQVGQVQVEQISLPPHGPVEPSPSPAARNDGIRCRLTGSSRWPKAEVEALIKIKTGLDDKYQESGPRGPLWDEISASMRALGYEKSSKRCKEKWENINKYFKKVKESNKRRPKDSKTCPYFHQLDALYRTKKKVSYSTSDHVIPLMNSMVPLMVRPERQWPPNEDVLQTGLERENSIETDHAEEDNTEEGEEPTTEMP; translated from the exons ATGGATGTGGCGTTTCGCGACTCGGGTGTCACAGAAGGTCCAGCGTGGGAAGATGTCTCCGG GAAAATGGCCACCAACCGGAGTGCCAAGAAATGCAAGGAGAAATTCGAAAATCATGTGCGACCCATCTTGGTAACTGCTATGCCGAAACCACAAACTCGGTCTTTGCCCGGCATGTCTCGATACAACAGTACCGTAGTACCCTCCTCTTCCACGTATTCGGACGAACGACCGGGTGTTGGGAGTCGGAACCGTGAGTGGAAGGACTTCTTAGGGAGGATTATGGATGAGGTGATCAAGAAGCAGGAGGAAATGCAGAAGCAACTGTTGGAGGCGATCGAGAGGATAGAACGGCAAAGAGCGGATCGGGAAGAGGCCTGGAGGATGCAAGAAATGATCAGAATCAATAAGGAACGCGAGATATTGGCCCAGGAACGGTCCGCCTTGGCGGCCAAGGACGGCTTATTAATGTCCTTTTTGGAGAAATTAGCCAAGCAATGCAACTTGCAAGTGGGACAAGTACAAGTTGAACAAATTAGTTTGCCCCCACATGGTCCTGTAGAACCATCACCTTCTCCAGCCGCGAGGAACGACGGAATTCGTTGTCGGCTGACGGGCTCCTCCCGGTGGCCCAAAGCTGAAGTCGAAGCACTAATCAAGATCAAGACGGGCCTGGATGACAAGTACCAAGAGAGTGGTCCCAGAGGCCCATTGTGGGATGAGATTTCAGCATCCATGAGAGCGTTGGGGTATGAAAAGAGCTCAAAGAGGTGCAAGGAGAAGTGGGAGAACATCAACAAGTATTTCAAGAAGGTGAAGGAGTCGAATAAGAGACGGCCCAAGGACTCGAAGACATGCCCGTACTTCCATCAATTGGACGCTCTGTACCGAACAAAGAAGAAGGTTTCATATAGTACAAGCGACCATGTGATACCTCTCATGAACTCTATGGTACCGTTGATGGTGAGACCTGAACGACAATGGCCTCCCAATGAGGATGTCTTACAAACTGGATTGGAACGGGAGAATAGCATTGAGACCGATCATGCAGAGGAGGACAACACGGAGGAAGGTGAAGAACCAACAACGGAAATGCCATAA
- the LOC116202200 gene encoding putative pentatricopeptide repeat-containing protein At5g08490, which yields MLEPNFRAWGAMITEYCMSSRHREGVSLFVQKTRSHIGFKPSTLVIAAVIKSCSALSATELGKALHGNVLKQGHLSCLCISKAILNMYAKSGALGDCQKLFSELGSCDTVIWNIVLSGFASSRSYDTEVMRLFKGMLVPLQPRPSSITLSVVLPVCARLGDLDAGKSLHSLALKSGLDTQTLVGNALISLYAKCGQAKADAYAVFAGLDEKDVVSWNAMIAGFAENRLTSDAFRTFSWMLKGPIEPNYATIATIFPVCASLDETAALCFGKEIHAFVLKRAHLSGDVSVCNALLTFYLRTGQMQVVESLFRRMESRDLVTWNSVIAGCASNGWWSKALMLFWELLAVATVAPDSVTVVSVLPACALLNKLEMGKQIHGYVVRRPSLDKDIAVGNALLNFYAKCNETEAAYRAFLVIPERDLISWNSMLDAFVNTRYHSKFPHLLAWMLSEGLKPDGITILTLINFCISISRLVMVKEVHCYSIKAAHILGDREPTVGNAILDAYAKCGDMDSALKIFQSLSENRNLVTCNSIISGYVDSGSHDDAYRIFSQMRERDITTWNLMIRVYAENSCLNEALSIFHDFQARGMKPDEVTIMSLLPVCARMASVHFLRQCHGYLVRNCFEDVRMKGAILDVYSKCGSIWYAYKLFQSNTSKDLFMCTAMIGGFAMHGMGEEALEVFYDMIGSGVKPDHIIFTSMLSACSHGGLINEGLEIFYSIEKVHGMKPTMEQYACVVDLLARGGQLNEAYTFVTKMPVKPTANIWGTLLGACRNHHEVELGRVVGIHLFETETNDIGNYVVLSNLYAADERWDEVLETRKLMKSRDLKKPAGCSWIEVERRENVFIAGDTSHPERSMIYSILMAIDRQIKEKLAYFAD from the coding sequence ATGCTCGAGCCAAATTTCAGAGCATGGGGTGCCATGATCACTGAGTACTGTATGAGCTCCCGACACCGGGAAGGAGTGTCCCTGTTCGTTCAGAAGACAAGATCCCATATCGGTTTCAAACCCAGTACTCTAGTCATTGCTGCTGTTATTAAATCCTGCTCGGCCCTTTCGGCAACTGAGCTGGGAAAGGCCCTTCATGGCAATGTGTTGAAACAAGGCCATCTTTCGTGCCTCTGTATATCGAAGGCAATACTGAACATGTACGCCAAGTCAGGAGCTCTCGGTGATTGCCAGAAGCTGTTCAGCGAGCTGGGCAGCTGCGATACAGTAATCTGGAATATTGTCTTATCTGGGTTTGCAAGTTCAAGGAGCTATGATACTGAAGTGATGAGATTGTTCAAAGGAATGCTTGTCCCATTACAACCTCGGCCGAGCTCTATTACCTTATCCGTTGTTCTTCCTGTGTGTGCTCGTTTGGGTGATTTAGATGCAGGGAAGTCTCTTCATTCTCTTGCTCTTAAGTCCGGACTGGACACACAAACCCTTGTGGGAAATGCTTTGATATCACTCTATGCAAAATGTGGGCAAGCGAAGGCTGATGCATATGCCGTGTTTGCTGGTTTAGATGAGAAAGATGTGGTTTCGTGGAATGCGATGATTGCTGGATTTGCTGAGAACAGGTTGACGTCCGATGCATTCAGGACATTCAGCTGGATGCTGAAAGGGCCGATAGAGCCAAATTATGCAACGATCGCCACTATTTTTCCTGTCTGTGCTTCTCTAGATGAGACTGCAGCTCTTTGCTTTGGGAAAGAGATTCATGCATTTGTGCTCAAAAGAGCGCATTTGTCCGGTGATGTTTCTGTATGCAATGCCCTTCTGACCTTCTACTTAAGGACTGGCCAGATGCAAGTGGTAGAGTCCTTATTTAGGAGGATGGAATCAAGGGATTTGGTTACTTGGAATTCTGTAATTGCAGGTTGTGCCTCAAATGGTTGGTGGTCAAAAGCTCTGATGCTGTTTTGGGAATTGCTCGCAGTTGCTACAGTTGCTCCTGATTCGGTCACTGTCGTTAGTGTTCTCCCTGCTTGTgctcttttaaataaattagaaatgGGAAAACAGATCCATGGATACGTAGTCCGACGTCCGTCCCTTGACAAGGATATAGCAGTCGGAAATGCCTTGTTGAATTTCTATGCAAAATGCAATGAGACAGAGGCAGCATATCGCGCATTCTTAGTGATTCCAGAGAGAGATCTGATATCTTGGAACTCCATGCTTGATGCCTTCGTGAACACAAGGTATCATTCGAAGTTTCCACACCTGTTGGCCTGGATGCTGAGTGAAGGATTAAAACCGGATGGTATTACTATTTTGACACTGATCAATTTTTGTATATCTATTTCAAGACTAGTGATGGTAAAAGAAGTTCACTGCTATTCAATCAAGGCTGCTCATATACTCGGTGATAGAGAGCCCACAGTAGGAAACGCCATACTTGATGCATACGCCAAATGCGGTGATATGGATAGTGCACTGAAGATCTTTCAGAGTTTATCGGAGAACAGAAATCTAGTGACATGCAACTCGATCATATCTGGTTATGTGGATAGCGGATCACATGATGATGCATACAGGATATTCAGTCAAATGCGCGAAAGGGATATTACCACTTGGAACTTAATGATTCGAGTTTATGCTGAGAACAGCTGCTTGAATGAAGCCCTCAGTATCTTTCACGATTTTCAAGCTCGAGGAATGAAACCTGACGAGGTAACCATCATGAGTCTCCTTCCTGTTTGTGCGCGAATGGCATCAGTCCATTTTTTGAGGCAATGCCATGGCTATTTGGTTAGGAATTGTTTTGAGGATGTTAGGATGAAAGGAGCCATTTTAGATGTGTATTCAAAATGCGGCAGCATCTGGTATGCTTACAAGCTCTTCCAGTCGAACACGAGTAAGGATCTTTTCATGTGCACGGCGATGATTGGTGGCTTTGCAATGCACGGCATGGGAGAAGAAGCCCTTGAAGTTTTCTATGATATGATCGGTTCTGGTGTCAAACCTGATCATATCATCTTCACCTCTATGCTATCCGCGTGCAGTCACGGTGGCCTTATCAATGAAGGATTGGAGATATTTTACTCAATTGAGAAAGTTCATGGCATGAAGCCGACTATGGAGCAGTATGCTTGTGTGGTGGATCTCCTCGCTCGAGGAGGCCAATTAAACGAGGCTTACACCTTTGTGACTAAAATGCCTGTTAAACCGACTGCTAACATCTGGGGAACTCTCCTAGGTGCTTGCAGGAACCATCATGAGGTGGAATTGGGCCGAGTTGTGGGGATCCATCTCTTCGAGACTGAAACTAATGACATAGGGAACTATGTCGTGCTGTCAAACTTATATGCAGCAGACGAGAGGTGGGACGAGGTTTTGGAGACGAGGAAGCTGATGAAGAGTAGGGATCTCAAGAAACCAGCAGGGTGCAGCTGGATTGAGGTGGAGAGGCGGGAGAATGTTTTCATAGCAGGGGACACTTCACATCCTGAGAGAAGCATGATTTACAGCATATTAATGGCTATCGATCGGCAAATCAAAGAGAAACTAGCTTATTTTGCGGACTGA